DNA from Ignavibacteria bacterium:
ATCGAACTTTTGAATCTATGTCATAATAAAATCCATGCTCGATAGGAGGACCAACGCCGAACATTGCTCCGGGAAATAATTCCTCTATTGCCTGTGCCATCATGTGCGAAGTAGTATGCCAGTAAACTTCTTTTCCTTTTTCTGAATCAAACTTATGTAATGTGATTGTTGCATCTTCATTAATAGATGCATTCACATCTTTCATTTTGCCGTTCACTTCGGCAGCAAGAATTTCTTCAGCAAGACGTTTGCTTATTGACATGGCGATGTCATTAGCGCTTACGCCTTTCGGAAATTCCTTCACGTTCCCGTCAGGGAAAGTAATTTTAATTTTGTCTTCCATAAGTTTTATTCCTTAACTTTTTTGTTCAAGTGTTTAAAAAGGAAATTATTAAATAAAAAAACGCCGAGTATTAGAATATCGTTTTACCATAGCACAATATTCACGCTGTTATTCTTAGCGTGTGAATGTTGTTGTGCTATATGTAAAGTTTAAAAACATTTATTCTAATAATCAGCGTTTTTTATAAACTTCTAAATACTTTAAATATTGTGGGCGGTAATGGAGTCGAACCAATGACCTTTACGATGTCAACGTAACGCTCTAACCAACTGAGCTAACCGCCCGTTGGATTATATCAAAATAGCCAATTTTTACGGCTTTTTCAACGCCAAATAAGAATTTAACGCGGAAACTCATAAAATCGGCAGGTTTTAAATATTTTTAGTTGAAAATTTTTTGACAATATTTAAGCTTTATGATTCTTTATAACGTTTTATTCTAATTAAATAAATATTATGCTCAGATTAATTTTATTTTTAAGTTTTACTTTTTTATTTTCATCACAAGTTTTCTCACAGGATGACACAAAGCACCGAATTGACACAATGCTCGATTCTTGTTTAAGCATAACGGAAAATATGTCAACGATGGGAATGGTTGAATGCACGGATAAAGCCGCAAAAGAATGGGATAAAGAAATGAACCGTGTTTATAACAAGCTCAAACAAATCCTTCCGGCAGATGATTTTGAAAAACTTCAGTCCTCACAGCGTGAATGGATTAAATACAAAGACCTGGAAATCGAGGCAATAAATTCAATTTACAGTAAAATGGACGGAACTATGTATATTCCTATGAACGTCAGCGCAATTATGGAACTCACACGAGCACGAACAATTCAATTACAATCTTATTTATTTTTGTTTGAATAAAACAATTATAAATAAATCTTATTGTCATTCCTGCGGAGGCAGGAATCCATCAAAGTAACGCATGCTATTTTTTCTCTGTGTTCTCTGTGGCTTCATTGTGTGCATTTTTCAATTTTCTGGCTCTAATTTTCACTAAGTTTAGCACCAGCGACGTTCCAAGCAAAATCAATATAATACCGCCAATCATATTGATGGAAATATGCTCACCGAGAAAAATAACCGAAAGTAAAATACCGAAAACAGGAATCAAAAAAGTTACTGTCAGTGCTTTTGTCGGACCGACATCTTTCACAAGTTTATAATATAATAGATAAGCTATTGCACTGCACAAAATCGCTAAACACAAAATATTTACCGTTACAGGCAAATTAAAATTAAACGCTTTATCAGATAAAAATACGGTCGGAAAAATAAATGCTCCTCCAAAAAGTTGTGCTATGCCGGTGATACCTGTTGAGTTTATATGCGAGGTTTTCTTCTTCATATAAACACCTGCAAGTCCGTAACACATTGACGCGAGCAAACAAAAAGCGATGCTTAGTATTTCATTCGTTTTTAAGCTCACCGTAGCAATGTTCGTAGTTAGAGCAACACCGAACATTCCAAGAATTAACCCTAATATTTTTTGAAAGTTTAATTTATCTGAAAGCCATATTGCAGAAAAGACAGCGCCGAAAAGAGGCGCAGTAGAATTTAAAATTGCCAGCATTGATGCGGGCAAATGCTGGGCGGCATAAGCAAACAATGTAAATGGGATCCCCGAGTTAAGAACTCCTATAACAAAATATTCCTTATAATACTTTTTAACCTCAGGATTAAACCCGGTAATTAAAAAATAAACAATCATAAAAACTCCACCTATCAGCAAGCGAATCGACGCAGTTGAATATGGTCCAATCTGGGAACCGTAAGCTTTGTGAACATAAATGATGCTCCCCATATTGCTGCAAGAAGAATAAGTCGGAGTAAGTCTGAAATCGACAATAAAATGTGTTGAGTTTATGAAACAATATACATACAAAATTACAAATTGTTTCACATATACAACAACCGATAAATTAACATATAATTTTTTGGTGGTTAAAAGATGATACCTATTATTTCACAAGCATCATCTTTTTAGTGGCGGTAAACTTCTTTTCTCCCGAAAGAGAAAAGAAGTTTAGTGTGTATAAATAAACACCTGCGGGGGAACTTTTAGCATTCCAGTCCACAACGTACTCACCGGGACTGAAATTTTGTTTTGCAAGCGTCTCGACTTCGCGACCGGCAATATCGAAAATTTTTATCTGTACAAATCCTGAGTTTAGTATTTCAAAATTTATTTTTGTAGATGGATTAAAAGGATTGGGATAATTCTGATGAAGCTTAAAGTTATCCGGCAACTGTGAAGAAATCTGTTCAACTCCTACGCCAAAGTTTTCAGTCCATAATACTGTGCCGATTGCTCCGCATGCTACGGCTACGTTTTCGTTGAACATATAAACTGACTGCAAATCATTTATTGTCGGGCTTAAGCTTATGTCCCAGCTTGTTCCGCCATTCAATGTTTTAAAAATTAATCCGCCGCTTCCGACCATGAAACCCTTTGATGCGTTTGCAAAATCTATTGAGTTAATGCCGTTCAAATTTCTT
Protein-coding regions in this window:
- a CDS encoding lysozyme inhibitor LprI family protein produces the protein MLRLILFLSFTFLFSSQVFSQDDTKHRIDTMLDSCLSITENMSTMGMVECTDKAAKEWDKEMNRVYNKLKQILPADDFEKLQSSQREWIKYKDLEIEAINSIYSKMDGTMYIPMNVSAIMELTRARTIQLQSYLFLFE
- a CDS encoding DMT family transporter, which translates into the protein MKQFVILYVYCFINSTHFIVDFRLTPTYSSCSNMGSIIYVHKAYGSQIGPYSTASIRLLIGGVFMIVYFLITGFNPEVKKYYKEYFVIGVLNSGIPFTLFAYAAQHLPASMLAILNSTAPLFGAVFSAIWLSDKLNFQKILGLILGMFGVALTTNIATVSLKTNEILSIAFCLLASMCYGLAGVYMKKKTSHINSTGITGIAQLFGGAFIFPTVFLSDKAFNFNLPVTVNILCLAILCSAIAYLLYYKLVKDVGPTKALTVTFLIPVFGILLSVIFLGEHISINMIGGIILILLGTSLVLNLVKIRARKLKNAHNEATENTEKK